The Streptomyces sp. TLI_105 DNA segment TTCTTCTCCGCCTTGGTGCCGCCGTCCGGGTTCTGCTTCAGGACCGTGCCGGGCTCCTCCTCGGACTCCTCCTGCTCGACCTTGACCTTGAAGCCCTTGTCCTTGAGGCTCTGCTCGGCCCGCTCCTGGGACTGCTCCACGACGTCCGGGACCTCGACGAGCGGGGCGCCCTCGGAGACGTACACCTGGATCGTGCCGTCGACGTCCATCTTCTGGACGTTGTCCGCGACCGGCTCCTGGCGGCAGATGGTGTCCTTGGGCTGGTCGCAGCGCTCGGTGCCGGCCTGCTGGACCTTCACCTGCACGTTGCGCGCGCGGTCCTGCGCGTCCTGCATCGTCTGGCCGACCAGCTGCGGGACGGTGACCTTCTGCGGTCCGTCCTTCTTGTCGAAGATCGAGACGCCGATGAAGATCGCGCCGACGAGCACCAGGATGCCCGCGAGGACCAGGAGGATCGTCGAGGTGTTCGACTTCTTCTGGCCACCGCCACGACGGCGGTCCGGGCGGTCGTCGTAGCCGTAGCCGCCGTCGTCCGGGTTGACCGGCGGCAGCATCGACGTCTGGCCGGCCGGGTCGGCCTGGCGCAGCGCGGTGGTCGGCTGGTCCTCCGGCGGATAGCCGTAACCGCCGTAGCCTGGCGCGCCCGCCATGCCCATCCCCATCGCGGCGGCGGCCGCGACCGGCTGGCCGTCGAGGCAGGCCTCGATGTCCGCGCGCATCTCGTCGGCGGACTGGTAGCGGTAGTCGGGGTCCTTGACCAGCGCCTTCAGGACGATGGCGTCCATCTCGGGCGTGATCTCGGGGTCGAAGTTGCTCGGCGGCTGCGGCTCCTCGCGGACGTGCTGGTACGCGACCGCGACCGGGGAGTCGCCGATGAACGGGGGACGGACGGTGAGCAGCTCGTAGAGGAGGCAGCCCGTGGAGTACAGGTCGGAGCGGGCGTCGACCTGCTCGCCCTTGGCCTGCTCCGGGGAGAGGTACTGGGCCGTGCCGATCACCGCGGCGGTCTGCGTCATGGTCATGCCCGCGTCGCCCATGGCGCGCGCGATGCCGAAGTCCATGACCTTGACCTGGCCGGTGCGCGTCAGCATGACGTTCGCCGGCTTGATGTCACGGTGCACGATGCCGGCGCGGTGCGAGTACTCCAGCGCCTGGAGGATGCCGACCGTCATCTCGAGGGTGCGCTCGGGCAGCAGCTTGCGCCCGGAGTGCAGCAGCTCACGCAGGGTCGACCCGTCGACGTACTCCATCACGATGTACGGGATGGAGACCTGGTCGACGTAGTCCTCGCCGGTGTCGTAGACCGCGACGATCGCCGGGTGGTTCAGCGAGGCGGCGGACTGTGCCTCACGGCGGAACCGGGCCTGGAAGGACGGATCGCGGGCCAGGTCGGCCCGCAGCGTCTTCACGGCGACGGTGCGGCCGAGCCGGGTGTCCTGGGCGAGGTACACCTCGGCCATGCCACCACGGCCGAGCACCGGGCCCAGCTCGTACCGGCCGCCGAGGCGACGCGGCTCTTCCATAGCTAATCCAGCCCTCTCCGTCTGTCCCGACCGCACCCATGGGTGGTCCGGCGGTGTGTGCTGTTCGCGCATACGCTACCGGCCCCGTGGAGGCGTTCCGCCCGGGGCCGGTAGCTGATACCTGACCGGTACCTGGCTGGTACCCGGCTCGTACGGGGGCCGGGGGTCAGCCCCGGGTCTTGATGACCGCCTTCATCACGGCCTTGGCGATCGGGGCGGCCAGACCGCCACCAGTGATGTCCTCACGGTCGGTGCCCGCCGAGTCCTCGACGACGACGGCGACCGCGACCGGGGAGCCCTCGGCGGTCTTCGCGTACGAGATGAACCAGGCGTAGGGGCGCTTGGCGTTCTTCTCGCCGTGCTGGGCCGTACCCGTCTTGCCGCCGACCTTCACGCCGTCCATGTTCAGGTCGGCGTTGCCGCCGGTGCCCCTGGAGACGACGTTCTCCATCATCTGCTGGAGCTTCTGGGCGGTCTCCGGCGAGACCGGGCGGCTCATCTCCTCCGGCTCGGTCTGCTTGATGATGTCGAGGTTCGGGGCCCGCAGCTGGTCGATCATGTACGGCTTCATCAGCTTGCCGTCGTTGGCGATCGCCGCCGTGACCATCGCCATCTGCAGCGGGGTCGTCGCGGTGTTGAACTGGCCGATCGACGAGAGCGCGTTTCCACCGCGGTCGGCGTTCTTGTCGAAGACGGAGGCCGAGGAACGAACCGGGGTGAACTGCTCGGCGTTGAAGCCGAACTTCTCCGCCATCTCGACCATCTTGTCGCGGCCGACGTCGTCGCCGAGCTTCGCGAAGACCGAGTTGCAGGAGATCTCCAGCGCCCGGTTGAGGCTGGCGTTGGCACAGCCGTGGGCGTGGTTGACCATCTCCCGGTTGGAGAGCGGGATCTTCCAGCCCTCGGGGGTGTCGGTCGCCGCGTTGATGTCGGTGACCTTGCCGTTCTCCAGCGCCGCGGCGGCGGTGACGACCTTGAAGACGGAGCCGGGCGGGTAGATCTCGCGGATCGCGCGGTTCAGCTTCGGCTTGTTCTTGTCCTTCTCCAGCGCGACCCAGGCCTTCTCGTCCTTGCCGGAGTAGCCGGCGAAGGTGGAGGGGTCGTACGAGGGCGTGGACGCCATCGCCAGGATCTTGCCGGTCTTCGGCTCGATGGCGACGACCGCGCCGGTCTTGTCGCCGAGGCCCTCGTAGGCGGCCTTCTGCGCGGCGCCGCTGAGGGTGGTGACGACGTCGCCGCCCTTCTTCTTCTCGCCGGTGAACATGGCGAGGGTGCGGTCGAAGAAGAGCCGGTCGTCGTTGCCGGTGAGGATGCCGTCCTCGATCTTCTCGATCTGGTTGGCGTCGTAGGCCTGCGAGGCGTACCCGGTGACCGGGGCCCACATGGGGCCGTCCACGTAGGTCCGCTTGAACTTGTAGAACTTGTCGCCCGAGTCGACGGAGCCCGTTATGGGCTTGCCGTCGACGATGATGTTGCCGCGCTGGTTCGAGTACCGCTCGATCTGCACGCGCCGGTTCTTGGGGTGCGCGTTCAGCTCGTCGGCGCGGACGAGCTGGAGCCAGTTGTCCCGCAGGAGCAGGGCGAGGACGAGCAGGCCGCAGAAGATCGCGACCCGCCGCAGCGGCTTGTTCACGGACGGACCACCTGGGTCATCTCGGCGTCGGGGGACGGGGCGGGCGCGGGCGCGGGACGGCGCGCGGTGTCGCTGATCCGGATGAGGATGCCGATCAGGGCCCAGTTGGCGATCACGGAGGAACCGCCGTACGCGAGGAACGGCATGGTCATACCGGTGAGCGGGATGAGGCCCATCACACCGCCGGCGACGACGAAGATCTGGAGCGCGAAGGCACCGGAGAGGCCCATCGCGAGCAGCTTGCCGAAGGGGTCGCGGGCGGCGAGGGAGGTGCGCACACCGCGCTCGACGATCAGCCCGTACAGCAGCAGGAAGACCATGACGCCGGTCAGGCCGAGTTCCTCGCCGACGGTGGCGAAGATGAAGTCGGAGTTGGCGGCGAAGCCGACCAGATCGGAGTTGCCCTGGCCGAGGCCGGTGCCGAGGATGCCGCCGGAGCCGAACGACATCAGCACCTGCGTCATCTGGTCGCAGGCCATGGCCATGTTGGAGCCCTCGGGCGCCGTCTTCAGGCACTCGAAGGGGTCGAGCCACGCGGCCACACGGGACTGCACATGGCTCGCCGTGGAACCGACGACGACCGCACCCGCGGTGGACATCAGCAGACCCATCACGACCCAGCTGGTCCGCTCCGTGGCCACGTACAGCATGATCACGAACATGCCGAAGAACAGCAGCGACGTACCGAGGTCGTTCTCGAAGACCAGGATGAGCAGGCTGATCGCCCAGATCGTCAGGATCGGGCCCAGGTCGCGGCCGCGCGGCAGGTAGAGCCCCATGAACCGGCGGCTGGCCAGCGCCAGCGCATCTCTCTTCACCATCAGATAGCCGGAGAAGAACACGGCGAGGACCAGCTTGGCGAACTCACCGGGCTGGATGGAGAAGCCGCCGACGTTGATCCAGATCTTGGCGCCGAAGACGTCCGCGCCGAGACCCGGGACGAGCGGCAGCAGCAGCAGCACGAGGGCCGCGACCATGGAGATGTACGTGTAGCGCTGCAGGACGCGGTGGTCCTTGAGCAGCAGCAGCACACCGACGAACATGGCGACGCCGATCGCCGAGTACATCATCTGGTTGGGGGCGTCCGGGGTGAACGTCTTGTACCGGGCGATGATGCGCGGCGACTGGTCGAGGCGCCAGATCAGCACCAGCCCCAGACCGTTCAGCAGGGTCGCCAGCGGCAGCAGCAGCGGGTCCGCGTACGGGGCCCACTTGCGCACCACGAGGTGGGCGACGGTCGCGAGCAGCGCCAGACCGAGTCCGTACCCGGCCATTCCGGCCGGGACCTTGCCGTCGATGGCCAGGCCCACGTTGAGGTACGCGAACACCGGGATGACGACGGCGAACGCGAGCAGCGCCAGCTCGGTGTTGCGGCGGCTCGGCGCCTCGATCGCGCCGATGGTGGTCGTGTTGGTGACAACGCTCATGGTGGTGAAAGGCCCCCTACGGGTGCTTACTGCTTGCCGCAGTTCGAGGCCAGCTTCTGCTCCTCCGCGGTGAGGGTGGGACCCGGGGACGGAGCGGCTGTGGTGGGCTTGGGGTCGGGGGTGGCGGCATCGCCGGGCTTCTGGGTGGCCGGCGGCTTGCTCGCCTGGTCGGCGGCCTTCTCGGCGGCGGCGTGCCGCTGCTCGGCCTTCTTGCAGGCCGAGGCCTGCAGGGCCAGCTCCGAGAGCTTCGTCTCGGCCTTGGCGAGGCTGCCGCCCGCGATCGTGTCCTCGACCTGCTTCCGCTGGTAGGCGGGGAGGTACTTGAGTTCGATCTCGGGGTGGTCCTTCTCGACCTTCGAGAGCGACACCCACGCCAGGTCCTGGCTGATGCCCTGGTACAGCGCCACGTGCTGGTCCTTGGAACCCACGAAGTACTGCGTCTGCGTCCAGCGCCAGCCGCCGTACAGCCCGCCGCCGAGGATCGCGAGGACGAGGACGAGGAAGAAGGAGCGCTTGAGCCACTTGCGGCCGGTGCGCGGCTTGACGAAGTCCTCGTCCGTGTACGACTCGAAGGAGCCCTGCGGGGGCATGCCGCCGTAGCCGTGGTCGTCGCCGCTGCCGGGCGGGCCGAAGCCGCCGGCGGGCGGCTGGTGGTGCGGCGCGGAGCGGCCGAGGCCCGAGGCGCGGCCGGCCGGGGTCTGCATCGCCCCGCCGTCGTTGAGCTGCGCCTGGTTCTCGGCGACGGCGCCCACGATGACCGGGGTGTCGCTGAGGTGGCCGGCGAGGGTGTCGCCGCCGTCGACGTCGAGGACGTCGGCGACGATCACCGTGATGTTGTCAGGGCCGCCGCCGCGCAGCGCGAGCTGGATCAGCTCCTGCACGGTCTCCTGCGGGCCCTGGTAGCTGGCGAGGGTGTCCTCGAGGGTCTGGTGCGAGACCACGCCGGACAGGCCGTCGGAGCAGATCAGGTAGCGGTCGCCGGCCCGGACCTCACGGATGGAGAGGTCGGGTTCGACGTGGTCGCCGCTGCCGAGCGCGCGCATGAGGAGCGAGCGCTGCGGGTGGGTGGTGGCCTCTTCCTCGGTGATCCGGCCCTCGTCGACGAGGCGCTGGACCCAGGTGTGGTCCTGGGTGATCTGGGTGAGGACGCCGTCGCGGAGCAGATAGGCGCGGGAGTCTCCGACGTGCACGAGCCCGAGCCGCTGGCCGGTCCACAGGAGGGCGGTGAGCGTGGTGCCCATGCCCTCCAGCTGCGGGTCCTCCTCGACCATCATCCGCAGCTGGTCGTTGGCGCGCTGCACCGCCGTACCGAGCGAGGTGAGGATGTCGGAGCCGGGGACGTCGTCGTCGAGCGTGACGAGCGTGGAGATCACCTCGGAGGAGGCGACCTCGCCGGCGGCCTGTCCGCCCATGCCGTCGGCGATGGCGAGCAGCCGGGGCCCGGCGTAGCCCGAGTCCTCGTTGCCCTCGCGGATCATGCCCTTGTGCGAGCCCGCGGCGAATCGCAGGGACAGAGTCATGCGCACCTGCCCTGTCGACGCTGCATCGGGGTACAGCCGGTCTCGACCCACACTGCCCACCCTCCGGTCGCTCCGGTCACGCCGGTCGATTCAGTCGCTCCGGTCGGGAGCGCGGCACGTCCCGCGGCGGGGACCGTCCCGGCTCGCTCGCTCCGCTCGCGCTCATTCATGTCGTAGCACTACTTCCGAAGCTCGATGACGGTCTTGCCGATGCGGATCGGCGCGCCCAGCGGAATCGGCGTGGCGGTGGTGAGGCGGGTCCGGTCGAGATAGGTGCCGTTGGTGGACCCGAGGTCCTCGACGATCCACTGGCCGTCCCGGTCCGGGTAGATCCGGGCGTGACGGCTGGAGGCGTAGTCGTCGTCGAGGACGATCGTCGAGTCGTGCGCCCGGCCCAGCGTGATCGTCTGGCCCTGGAGGGCGACGGTCGTGCCGGTGAGGGTGCCCTCGGAGACGACCAGCTTGGTCGGGGCACCGCGGCGCTGGCGGCCACCCGCGTTCTGCTGGCCGCGCTGCTGCGGAGGCGCGGCCGCCTGGCGCGCGTTCTGCTGGGGTCGCGCCTCCTGGCGCCGCGAACCGCGCTGGGTGACCCGTGTGCCGAACAGGTCACTGCGAATGACCTGAACGGCCACGATGACGAACAGCCACAGAACGGCCAGGAAACCCAACCGCATGACCGTCAGGGTCAGCTCTGACATTGCCCCCGCTTCACCCTTCGGCTTGCCGGTAAACGATGGTGGTGCTGCCCACGACGATCCGCGAGCCGTCGCGGAGCGTAGCGCGGGTGGTGTGCTGCCCGTCCACCACGATGCCGTTGGTGGATCCCAGATCCTGGATCGTCGAGGGCGTTCCGGTCCGGATCTCGCAGTGCCGGCGGGAGACGCCGGGATCGTCGATCCTCACGTCCGCGTCGGTGCTGCGGCCGAGGACCAGGGTCGGGCGGGAGATCTGATGGCGGGTGCCGTTGATCTCGATCCAGCGGCGCACCGGAGCGCCCGCTCCGCCGTGGGTGGCGGGGCCGGGCATGGATCCGGGGCCGCCCGCCGGGCGTCCGGCGGGCGCCGTCGGCCGGTGGCCGGGCGCGCCGGGAGGCGGGGAGGCGGGCATGGGCGGGGCGCCGGCCGGGGGGTACCCGTAGCCGCCGCGGCCCTGCTGCTGATGCTGCTGCTGTGGCTGAGGCTGTGACGTACTCGACGCCAGCGTGCGGCTGCGGACGCGGTACAGGCCGGTGTCGAGGTCCTCGGCCTTCTCCAGGTGGACCTTGATCGGGCCCATGAAGGTGTACCGCTGCTGCTTCGCGTAGTCCCTGACCAGGCCGGCGAGCTCGTCGCCGAGCTGGCCCGAGTAGGGGCTGAGACGCTCGTAGTCCGGCGTGCTCAGCTCCACGATGAAGTCGTTGGGGACGACCGTCCGCTCGCGGTTCCAGATCGTCGCGTTGTTGTCGCACTCGCGCTGGAGCGCGCCGGCGATCTCGACGGGCTGGACCTCGGACTTGAAGACCTTGGCGAAGGTGCCGTTGACCAGACCTTCGAGACGCTGCTCGAAACGCTTCAGGACTCCCATGGGGCACCTCCTCCGTCGTTGTCGCCCTGGTACTGCTTACTGATCGTATCCACGCGTCGGGAAATCGGCTGGTTCCCCTTCTCTGCCCTGTGGACGAGTGTCACCTCTCACAGGCTTTCCCCACGGATCGTAGAGGCGGCCTGTGGACAGTGTCCCGCACCCGGCTGTGGGAGCGGAGGCTCGGGCCGGGGTTCAGGACCGGTCCGTCCCCTTCCTCCCCCCTTCTTCCTCTCTTCCGCCGTCCTTCTCCCTTCCGCTCCCTCCCTCTTCCTCCCTCTCCCTCCCGGACGTGCCCACTCCTCCCGGCTCGCGCTCCGAGCGATCGCGTCGTCGCTCCCTCCCTCTCCTTGTTCTCGGGGAGCGGGGGCGAAACAACGGATGTGAATCCACGGTCTGCGACGTGCTAATCTTCAGATGTCGCCAGGCGCTCCCACTGAAAAGTGAGAGGGCAGGGAGACCACCCAATGCGCGGGTGGCGGAATAGGCAGACGCGCTGGATTCAGGTTCCAGTGCCCGAAAGGGCGTGGGGGTTCAACTCCCCCCTCGCGCACCAGACGGAAGCCCCGTAGGTCATCGACCTACGGGGCTTTCGCGTATGCCAGGGCGGATGTGAGCCTTCCCACGTCGGGACGCTCGTGGGGGCGCTCGTCGGGGCCGCGACTTTTGTCTTCCGAGGGCGAGACGAAAGAGGGACGTCCGGGGGGACGGGCACTGCCTAGGGTTCGAGCGTGGACGCTATGTCGAAGTCGGGGGGCCGGCTCGCGATGTCGAAGTCGGGGGGCCGGACCGCGCGGGAGACCGCGGCCAGGGCCGCCGCCTGGTGGAACTGGCTCGTGATGCCCGGGCACTGGTCACGGCGCAGGATCACCGGCGAGGTGGCCCTCGCCGTGGTCGTCGCGCTGCTGGCGGCGGGCTCCGAGGAACTCCTGGGCGGCGAGGGAGGGCGGCTGGCCGCCGTCGCCGCGGGTGCGGCCGTGCTGTCGCTGCTGCGGCGCAGACTCCCCGCGGGCGTGCTCGTCCTGACCGCCGGCCTCGCGCCCTTCCTGCCCGGCCTCGGACCCCTGCTCATCGTGCTCGGCTGGTCGTCCGGCCGGTACGTCGCCAGCCCCGGGCGGGCGCTGGCCGCGTTCATCGCCGCCTTCGTCCTGGACGTCGGCGGGACGCTCCTGGAGACCTGGGACAGGCAGCGGCTCCTCACCATCGCCTTCATGGCCACCCTCTACTACCTGGGCACCACGCTGGCCCCCGGCCTCGCCCACCGCTACTGGGCCCAGCGGCGGACCCTGCTGCACGCCCTCCAGGAGCGCAACGCGCAGCTGCTGCGCGAGCGGAACATGGTGGTCTGGCAGGCCAGACTGCGCGAGCGGCAGCGGATCGCCCAGGACATGCACGACAGCCTCGGGCACCAGCTGGCGCTGATCGCCGTGCACACGGGCGCCCTCGAAGTGGACCGGGAGCTGGGCGAGCGGCAGCGCGAGGTGGTCGGCGTCCTGCGGAACGCCTCGGTGACCGCCATGCACGAACTGCGGGAGGTCGTCGGGATACTCCGCGACGGGGTCGCGGCGGAGGACGGCACCCCGTCGGCGCCCGCGCCGGCCGGGGACGAGACGGGGCGGGCCGCGCGCGGGACCGCCGGCATCGAGGGGCTCGTGGCGGCGGCCCGGGCCGCCGGCACCTCGGTCGGGCTGCGGCGGCTGGGGGAGGAGAGAGCACTGGCGCCGGCCGCCGACCACGCCGCGTACAGGATCGTGCAGGAGGCCCTGACCAACGCCTACAAGTACGCGCCGGGGGCGCCGATCGGCGTCGAGCTGCGCTACGAGCCGGACACCTTCGTCGTGGAGATCGTCAACGGCGAGCCGGTGGACGGTCCGGTGAAGGACGTGGTGAGCGGCGGGCAGGGGCTGACCGGCCTCGCCGAGCGGGCCCGCCTGGTGGGCGGCATGTGCCATGCGGGCCCGGCCGACGGCGGCGGGTTCCGGGTCGCCGGGATGCTGCCGTACGGGGCGGCGCCGGTCGCCGAGGCAGCGCCTTTGGTCGATGCGGCCGACGACTTCCGACAGCAGACCACGAAGCCGCTGGTGGGCGATGGTCGTCCGGTCCCGGTCGGACCGGCCGACTGGACGTTCACGGAGCGGGAGTTGGCGATGGCGGTGCGTGGGGGCAGGAGCAGGAGCACGGGCGGGGCGGTCGCACTGGGCTGCGGGATCGCGTTCGCGGCGCTCGTCCTGCTGGTGGTGGCGGGGGGCTTCGGCCTCTACTTCCTCATGGGCTCCTTGAAGGACGGCATGATCGACCCCGCCCAGTACGAGGCGGTGAAGGTCGGGATGACCGAGAAGGAGGTCCGGGACCAGTTGCCCCCCGGCGACACCATAGCCACGGCGGGGCTGGAGGGCACGGGGCCCGCGCGGCCCGAGGGCGCCGACTGCCTGGTGCTGATGTCCTCGGACATGGGCGAGACCTATGACGAGGAGCCCGTTTTCCGGTTCTGCTTCAAGGACGGCAAGCTGATCGAGAAGAAGTCGTACTCGGTCGAGCAGCGCTAGCGCTGGGCGGCCCGTACCGGAGGCGTGGGGGAGAAGCAGTGGCAGGGCAGCCCATCAGGGTCGTGATCGCCGACGACGAGCCTCTGATCAGAGCCGGGATCCGGATGATCCTCATCTCGGACCCGGAGATCGAGGTCGTCGGGGAGGCCGCCGACGGGCGGGAGGCGGTCGAGGCCGCACGGGCCCACGCCGCCGACGTGGTGCTGCTCGACATCCAGATGCCGGTGCTCGACGGCCTCTCCGCACTGCCGGAGCTGCGCCGGGCCGCGCCCGCGGCCCGCGTGATCGTCCTGACGACCTTCGGGGAGCGGGAGAACGTGCTGCGGACCCTGGAGCACGGGGGAGCCGGGTTCCTGCTCAAGGACACCGCGCCCGCCGAGCTGATCCGGGCGGTGCGGGCGGCCGCGGCGGGAGACGCGTATCTGTCGCCGGCGGCGACCCGGCACGTGGTGGAGCGGCTGGCCATGGGCCGCGAGGTGGCGCGCGCCGAGCAGGCGCGGACACGGGTGGCGGCGCTCAGCGAGAAGGAGCGGGACGTCCTGGCCCTGCTCGGCGAAGGGCTCTCCAACGCGGACGCCGGGAAGCGGCTTCACATGAGCGAGGCCACCGTGAAGACGTACGTGAGCCGGATCCTGGCCAAGCTGGACTGCGAGAACCGCGTGCAGGCGGCGCTGCTCGCGCGGGACGCGGGCCTGTAGCCCGCGGGAGGACTTGGACCGGGCCGGCGTGGGAGGGTCCGGGCCGGGCCGGTGTGCGAGGGCTGGGGTCAGTTCGCGGGGGCGCCGGGGAAGGGGCCCGCCGCCGCGGCGTTGTAGCGCAGCAGATACGCGGCGAAGCGGGCGAGATCCTCGGCCGACCAGTCCTCCAGACGTTCCTCGAAGGCGGCCATGCGGCTCGTCTGGGCCGCGGCGAGGACCCGGGTGCCGGCCTCGGTGGGGTGCAGCACCTGCACCCGGTGGTCGTCGGGGGCGGGGCGGCGTTCCACGAAGCCCAGCTTCTCCAGGCCGGCGACCTGACGGCTCACCGTCGACTTGTCCAGGAGGTAGTGGGCCGCGAGGTCGGTGGCGCGGCAGCCGCGCTGCTCCTCGATGTGGGCGAGCAGCGTGTACGAGACGAGCGGGAGTTCGGGATGGACCCGGGCCGCCGCGGCACGGGCCCGGCGCGCGAAGGCGGTCAGCTCGCGCTGGATGACGTCCACCGACGCCTCACGGGGTGGCTCTGCGGCGCCGGTCATCGTGCGCTCCCTGCTGTCGGTGCGTTGCCGCCGGTGCGTCGCCGTCGGTCCGGGTTGTTCGGGGCGGGGCGTTCGGGAGGAGTCGTTCGGGACGGGTCGTCCGGGACAGGTCGCCTCTCGCGAACTTTCGGTTGTATAGTACAACGGTTCTTTAGTTGTAAAAGCCAACCATGGAGGTCTCGGTGTCCGCAGGACCGAACACCAGCGGCGCGTTGCGGCATGTCCTCGGACATCTGCTCACCCCCCTTTTGATGTGCGTCGGCATGGGTCTCGCCTACCTCGGCGCCTTCCACGCGCCCGAACCCCACGACCTGCGCGTCGACATCGTCGGCTCCGGCCCCACCACCCAGGTCCTCGCACAGACGCTCCAGGACAAGGGCGCCGGCGCCCTCGACGTCCGTACCGTCCCCGACCGGGACACCGCCGTCTCCGCACTGCGCGAACAGCGCAGCTTCGGCGCCTACCTCCCCGGCACGAAGCCCGAACTGCTCGTCGCCTCGGGCTCCTCCGACACCAGCGCCATGGCCGTCGAGAAGGTGTTCACCAAGGTCGCCGCCGGACAGGGCGCGCCCCTCAAGGTCACCGACGTCGCCCCCACCGCCTCCGGCGACCCCACGGGCCAGGGCGTCTTCTTCCTGCTCGTCGCCCTCAGCATCGGCGCCTACGCCTCCGTCGCCGTCATCGGCGGAGCCGGAGCCGTCCTGCCCATGCGGATCAGGGCGCTCCTCGCCGCCGGCATGTCGCTCGTCGTCAGCCTGATCGGCACCCTCTTCGCCGGACCGGTCTTCCACCTGGTCGACCAGGGCCTCGGCGGCGTGTGGGCGTTGTCCTGGCTTTACGCCGCGGGCATCCTCGCCGTCGGCGTCGGCCTGCACACCTTCC contains these protein-coding regions:
- the pknB gene encoding Stk1 family PASTA domain-containing Ser/Thr kinase, whose protein sequence is MEEPRRLGGRYELGPVLGRGGMAEVYLAQDTRLGRTVAVKTLRADLARDPSFQARFRREAQSAASLNHPAIVAVYDTGEDYVDQVSIPYIVMEYVDGSTLRELLHSGRKLLPERTLEMTVGILQALEYSHRAGIVHRDIKPANVMLTRTGQVKVMDFGIARAMGDAGMTMTQTAAVIGTAQYLSPEQAKGEQVDARSDLYSTGCLLYELLTVRPPFIGDSPVAVAYQHVREEPQPPSNFDPEITPEMDAIVLKALVKDPDYRYQSADEMRADIEACLDGQPVAAAAAMGMGMAGAPGYGGYGYPPEDQPTTALRQADPAGQTSMLPPVNPDDGGYGYDDRPDRRRGGGQKKSNTSTILLVLAGILVLVGAIFIGVSIFDKKDGPQKVTVPQLVGQTMQDAQDRARNVQVKVQQAGTERCDQPKDTICRQEPVADNVQKMDVDGTIQVYVSEGAPLVEVPDVVEQSQERAEQSLKDKGFKVKVEQEESEEEPGTVLKQNPDGGTKAEKNSEITITVAKKQLSELPSVKGRDYNQALQQLNAIGFTNVTKEDVDSNEPAGTVVEQTPQGPSNQPKDVQITLKVSKGPQQTQVQIPPGLTGKKFKEVRDLLQGMGLTVVQAGSDKEDAMVINTNPPEGSMVDKTQPITVNTLGGGGGDNNNGNPGGGIGGFFG
- a CDS encoding penicillin-binding protein 2 is translated as MNKPLRRVAIFCGLLVLALLLRDNWLQLVRADELNAHPKNRRVQIERYSNQRGNIIVDGKPITGSVDSGDKFYKFKRTYVDGPMWAPVTGYASQAYDANQIEKIEDGILTGNDDRLFFDRTLAMFTGEKKKGGDVVTTLSGAAQKAAYEGLGDKTGAVVAIEPKTGKILAMASTPSYDPSTFAGYSGKDEKAWVALEKDKNKPKLNRAIREIYPPGSVFKVVTAAAALENGKVTDINAATDTPEGWKIPLSNREMVNHAHGCANASLNRALEISCNSVFAKLGDDVGRDKMVEMAEKFGFNAEQFTPVRSSASVFDKNADRGGNALSSIGQFNTATTPLQMAMVTAAIANDGKLMKPYMIDQLRAPNLDIIKQTEPEEMSRPVSPETAQKLQQMMENVVSRGTGGNADLNMDGVKVGGKTGTAQHGEKNAKRPYAWFISYAKTAEGSPVAVAVVVEDSAGTDREDITGGGLAAPIAKAVMKAVIKTRG
- a CDS encoding FtsW/RodA/SpoVE family cell cycle protein, whose product is MSVVTNTTTIGAIEAPSRRNTELALLAFAVVIPVFAYLNVGLAIDGKVPAGMAGYGLGLALLATVAHLVVRKWAPYADPLLLPLATLLNGLGLVLIWRLDQSPRIIARYKTFTPDAPNQMMYSAIGVAMFVGVLLLLKDHRVLQRYTYISMVAALVLLLLPLVPGLGADVFGAKIWINVGGFSIQPGEFAKLVLAVFFSGYLMVKRDALALASRRFMGLYLPRGRDLGPILTIWAISLLILVFENDLGTSLLFFGMFVIMLYVATERTSWVVMGLLMSTAGAVVVGSTASHVQSRVAAWLDPFECLKTAPEGSNMAMACDQMTQVLMSFGSGGILGTGLGQGNSDLVGFAANSDFIFATVGEELGLTGVMVFLLLYGLIVERGVRTSLAARDPFGKLLAMGLSGAFALQIFVVAGGVMGLIPLTGMTMPFLAYGGSSVIANWALIGILIRISDTARRPAPAPAPSPDAEMTQVVRP
- a CDS encoding Stp1/IreP family PP2C-type Ser/Thr phosphatase; protein product: MTLSLRFAAGSHKGMIREGNEDSGYAGPRLLAIADGMGGQAAGEVASSEVISTLVTLDDDVPGSDILTSLGTAVQRANDQLRMMVEEDPQLEGMGTTLTALLWTGQRLGLVHVGDSRAYLLRDGVLTQITQDHTWVQRLVDEGRITEEEATTHPQRSLLMRALGSGDHVEPDLSIREVRAGDRYLICSDGLSGVVSHQTLEDTLASYQGPQETVQELIQLALRGGGPDNITVIVADVLDVDGGDTLAGHLSDTPVIVGAVAENQAQLNDGGAMQTPAGRASGLGRSAPHHQPPAGGFGPPGSGDDHGYGGMPPQGSFESYTDEDFVKPRTGRKWLKRSFFLVLVLAILGGGLYGGWRWTQTQYFVGSKDQHVALYQGISQDLAWVSLSKVEKDHPEIELKYLPAYQRKQVEDTIAGGSLAKAETKLSELALQASACKKAEQRHAAAEKAADQASKPPATQKPGDAATPDPKPTTAAPSPGPTLTAEEQKLASNCGKQ
- a CDS encoding FHA domain-containing protein; translation: MSELTLTVMRLGFLAVLWLFVIVAVQVIRSDLFGTRVTQRGSRRQEARPQQNARQAAAPPQQRGQQNAGGRQRRGAPTKLVVSEGTLTGTTVALQGQTITLGRAHDSTIVLDDDYASSRHARIYPDRDGQWIVEDLGSTNGTYLDRTRLTTATPIPLGAPIRIGKTVIELRK
- a CDS encoding DUF3662 and FHA domain-containing protein — encoded protein: MGVLKRFEQRLEGLVNGTFAKVFKSEVQPVEIAGALQRECDNNATIWNRERTVVPNDFIVELSTPDYERLSPYSGQLGDELAGLVRDYAKQQRYTFMGPIKVHLEKAEDLDTGLYRVRSRTLASSTSQPQPQQQHQQQGRGGYGYPPAGAPPMPASPPPGAPGHRPTAPAGRPAGGPGSMPGPATHGGAGAPVRRWIEINGTRHQISRPTLVLGRSTDADVRIDDPGVSRRHCEIRTGTPSTIQDLGSTNGIVVDGQHTTRATLRDGSRIVVGSTTIVYRQAEG
- a CDS encoding sensor histidine kinase, whose translation is MSKSGGRLAMSKSGGRTARETAARAAAWWNWLVMPGHWSRRRITGEVALAVVVALLAAGSEELLGGEGGRLAAVAAGAAVLSLLRRRLPAGVLVLTAGLAPFLPGLGPLLIVLGWSSGRYVASPGRALAAFIAAFVLDVGGTLLETWDRQRLLTIAFMATLYYLGTTLAPGLAHRYWAQRRTLLHALQERNAQLLRERNMVVWQARLRERQRIAQDMHDSLGHQLALIAVHTGALEVDRELGERQREVVGVLRNASVTAMHELREVVGILRDGVAAEDGTPSAPAPAGDETGRAARGTAGIEGLVAAARAAGTSVGLRRLGEERALAPAADHAAYRIVQEALTNAYKYAPGAPIGVELRYEPDTFVVEIVNGEPVDGPVKDVVSGGQGLTGLAERARLVGGMCHAGPADGGGFRVAGMLPYGAAPVAEAAPLVDAADDFRQQTTKPLVGDGRPVPVGPADWTFTERELAMAVRGGRSRSTGGAVALGCGIAFAALVLLVVAGGFGLYFLMGSLKDGMIDPAQYEAVKVGMTEKEVRDQLPPGDTIATAGLEGTGPARPEGADCLVLMSSDMGETYDEEPVFRFCFKDGKLIEKKSYSVEQR